Within the Anguilla anguilla isolate fAngAng1 chromosome 19, fAngAng1.pri, whole genome shotgun sequence genome, the region CCCACCAACGCCAGCACAGATTCTGTAcactaaccagatggtcaggACCTGCATTCCTCCTGGCCGACATACTTCTTGTCTCTAGAAGCCTGTGGTTGGTCACAGGTGGTTCCTGTGCTGCGTTGcagtttatgaatattcatgaggagCTCTGCCCAGAGACAGTAATATCCGTTGCCATGGTTTTTCCATTTGTCACGCCCCttcatgaataatttataaACTACGCCAGATTTAAAGTTTCAGTTTCAACATTAGAGACAGAAGCGTCAGTGATTACTAAGTGGGATAATCCAATTGGTTTATGAAATCTGTTCCTCCCTGATCCCTGTAGTGTCATGTGactttcccagaatccccctgcGGCGTTTCACGCCCCTCCGCTCTGAGCTGCGCTCCGCCCAGAGGCTGGAGGCCTTCCTGCGGGAGCGGCAGCCTGACGTCTTCAGCCGGCGGTACTCCCAGTGCCTCCCGTCGAGCTCCGCCGTGAGGCTCGGCACCAGCACCGAGAGGCTCTACAACTTCATGGACGTGAGCgcgtgtccgtctgtctgtccctgcgCCACGCTGCTGATAACCCAGCGACGCCTACGCTAACCGCTAACTGTGCACGTCCATTCCCCTGGGCTCTCTGCATAATGTGTGCCAACACTCAACAGCATTGTGATACACGGGGCAGTGCGCCAAGTATGGCAGCCTTGTCCACAAACTttccttaaccctttgaagaggaggttttttggaatgtttttttttttttttcaaaattccaagtctgtgttctagaactccactgctttcagttaccagtagtgattgctacatcagcattagaattttcagttaagagcattctaatcatatatttgtgacctcacaccttaaagggttaagggcCAGAAACTGGGTATATATTAATGAACAATTATGAATcatatataatttatgtatgattcatatttgttcattaatttatacatttcagAGCTGTGAGGTGGAATTCTTGTGTTAGCTTATGGAGGATTTGGGGGAGTACAATTTCCATGCAAATGCTGCCACCTTCTGTCCCAAACACACTAAAAATGGGGAATGTTCAGTGACttcaaaagaaagaaggaaacaGCAAGCACACTTAAAACTGCAACCTTTAGGTCAAATCATTTACCAAACACTTATCTTGATGAAaactttaattacattacattcatttggcagacgcttttatccaaagcgacgtacaataagtgcataccaaaggtcattggaagaACTACAAAACCATAATTAGAACATTCACATTTGCTCATATGAGTTGCATTAACCAGTGCAAGGCTGGCAGGCAGAGGCTCTGGTTCTGAAGATTGTAGAGATTTATGTGTAAATGCTCCCACCTGCCGGTCAAACTGCATACTACACCGAATTGCTGTTATtctttattttgtcaaattGGTGTGCCCTGCATTACTGTGAATTGTTTAAAGACTATTCCTGGACCCTAATGTGTGCCATAGCTACCCTCACTGTCTATGGTGGTGAATGCACATGATAAATACATTCACATTGTCCCTGTAACTGTTTGCTTGTTGTGTGAGTGTCAACAAAGATTGACCCCCACACAACAGCTGTAAACCAACATAAGTGGATTTAAtagcagagagaagagaggggatCCTCTTGTGACCGTTGCGCTGATCCGGTTGTGATCTCCAGGCTCAGTATTACGGTGAAATAAGTTTGGGAACGCCGGCGCAGAACTTCACCGTCGTCTTCGACACGGGATCCGCGGACCTGTGGGTCCCCTCCTCGTACTGCATCAGCGAGGCCTGCGGTGAGCTTGAACTGTATATCAGCATCACAGTAGACTAtctctgtactgtatatcagcaTCACAGTAGACTAtctctgtactgtatatcagtATCACAGTAGACTAtctctgtactgtatatcagtATCACAGTAGACTAtctctgtactgtatatcagcaTCACAGCACTGCATCACTGGATATTATCTTTGCCCTGTAAAAAAGCATCACAGTATTTTATCTCTGTACCGTATATCAGCATCACCGTATATGAtctctgtactgtatatcagcaTCATATCACTGTAAAAAAGCATTACAGCACTGCTTCATAACACACCAGAGTTACATCAGTAAATGACAGCACAAAACAATAAGGCTACTTTTAAGACTTAAGGACCAGGGTGTGAACCTCTCGGTTCTTGAATTTTCAAGCAACTCAGCTACATAATTAAAAAGGAAGATGGTCATTTCAATCAGGCtaagaatgtgaaaatgtatttcagcaacataaataaatgaacagccGATCCATCTTCGGTCACACCGcggcctctctccctctctgcacagtGATGCACCACAGATTCAAGGCCTTTGAGTCGAGCACCTACTCCCACGACGGCAGGATCTTCTCTATCCACTACGGGTCTGGCCACCTGCTGGGCGTGATGGCCAAGGACGTGCTGCAGGTACCCTGGCCTTCGCAGCGCCTGTGTCGGCTCTGTGTTTCCTCACAGTGACACAGCTTTACTACAAGTGAGAAGCACAGGCATGAAACTGCACCTGTGTCtcactctgtgactgtgtgtgtgaacgagACAGTTTAGAAAAGTATGTATTTATAGTAAAATGTTCCCAAGAGTTAACCTCTTATAACGATCCTTAGTCTTGcaacaaatgaacagaaacagaaagaaccTGAAACAATCATTAATATTAGAACTCTGCTTGTATTagcattaattttatttttgtattatttagttCATAGCCTTCCAGTGCAACATTGGTTGCACTATACACGTGCTTAATTCACACAGTGTTATAAGTTCACATACAGTACTTTTGTGGAAAATTGCGATGGAAATGGAAACCTTACCCGGTAATCAAAGTGTCTAATACACTGGGTGAAACAGGGCTCCTACACCATTAGTTCTGAGTGTGATAAAAAGTTTTTCacgtgctaaaggtcttagtaaatcaggccctggGTGTAGAGgtgactgaacactgaacactgaacaccgaTGGGTGTCTGTCGTCTCCCTCCCGTGTTCAGGTCGGGAACGTGTCACTGGCGAATCAGGAGTTTGGGGAGTCGGTGTACGAGCCGGGCTTCGTCTTCGTCATCGTGCGGTTCGACGGGGTCCTGGGCCTGGGGTACCCCTCCCTGTCCGAGGCGGCGGAAACCCCCGTTTTCGACAACCTGATGGCCCAGATGCTGGTGGAGCAGCCCGTGTTCTCCTTCTACCTcagcaggtgggcggggccactaGGCATTGCCCTTTTATGGTAACGTAACAGGGTCACATAATCATGCTATCTGACATATCATTCAGTCATAGCTTTTTGTTCATTACCCTcaaatgagccaatcagagtggcCCAGTTGTTAACCGTATCACAGGGCTATGACTCTGAATCTTGGTGATAATGGGCTGATTCTCCCCAGGAAGAAGAACACCGCCGAGCCGGAAGGGGAGCTCTTGCTGGGGGGGTTGGATGAGGCCCTGTACAGCGGCCCCCTCACCTGGGTGCCTGTCACTCAGAAGGGCTACTGGCAGATCATGATGGACAAGTAAGACTGTAAACGCACAACCTCTCTGTAACGGCAGTGCTAAACTCATGTCCTCTCTATAAGGGCAGTGCTAAACTCATGTCCTCTCTATAAGGGCAGTGCTAAACTCACGTCCTCTCTGTAAGGGCAGTGCTAAACTCACATCCTCTCTGTAACGGCAGTGTTAAACTCACATCCTCTCTGTAAGGGCAGTGTTAAACTCACATCTTTTCTATAACGGCAGCGTTAAGGTCCAGGGCACAGTGGCCTTCTGTCCCCAGGGCTGCCAGGCCATCGTGGACACGGGCACCTCGGTCATCAGTGGCCCGTCCAGCGACATCCTGGTCCTGCAGCAGCTCATCGGAGCCACGCCCACCTCCATTGGAGAAGTGAGAACACCTGCGCAGCTGTGCACAGCCGTCTGCGCAGATACGCTTTTCTGCTCTACCTGTGCTAAACTTAGGGTCTGTGCAGATCTCTCTTCTGTTCTACCTGTGCTGAACTTACCACCTGTGcagatatatttttctgttctaCCTGTGCTGAACTTACCACCTGTGCAGATATACTGTCCTGTTCTTCCTGTGCTTAATAGCTCTGTAGTTTTTGAtaggtgtgcctgtgtgcgttgactctctctctcgcctgtCAGTACCTGATTGACTGCGCCAGGCTCTCCAGCCTGCCCCAGGTGGCCTTCACGATTGGCGGGGTGGAGTTCGCGCTCTCTGCCGAGTCCTACGTTCGGAAGGTTGGTTCCCTCAGCACCCCtggtcttattttctttttttttttattggagttgtagtgcatttttgtgtttttaactgTAGGTGGCAGCATTTACCAATAAATGCCCTAAAACCTACCACCACAAGGCTTCCCTCTTATAGTTTAGGGCAGGGttgccaaaccctgttcctggagatctattgtcctgtaagttttcactcTGACCCTAATAAAGCTCCACCTTATTCAACATCTCGTTGAGTTGCTAAtgagcagaatcaggtgtgccaaataagagttgaaatgaaaacctacatgacattttagatctccaggaatagaaCTGGGCAGACCTGGCCTTAGACCATAGAAATGCACAGTAAGCATGAGGTAATTACTTATTATTGGTTTTAGAAAAGTGGTAGGTAAACTGTCTGATGTAATGGttgtaattttacatttgtttgcttctgttaattcatttttaaatataaccgtaggaaaaaaaagtttgccagAGCTATACTATACCTCCAGATGACTGACAGTCCAATATATCTGAATTAAAAGATACAGCTGATTTAGAATTATGAGTGGCTGGGGCCAAAATCCAAGCAAGATTTAATGAATTGGGTTGAGCAACATTCTTTGGTTTTATCACCGGATAAATAAACCAGAGGGACCATTCATAAAATATCATGGACTACCTTGCAGTAGCATATGCTTATAATCATTATTCGAATGTCAATGAGAATTTGAAAATAACTTTAGTGAAAGACTTTAGTTTTAGGACAGGCCAAGTCAATGGCAATTTGATGGCTGATGAGGACATTTTGTTCGCTACACACAAAATGGAACCAAACACTTCCCATGAGTCTCTCCTTCTGTGTATTCATGGCTGATTCATAGCATGAGTGAGCTTGcggtctgattggctgagcgtgCTATGACTGATATGTGTTATGACCGAGGTGTCACtcagtttgattgattgattgattgacgcGAGAGTGagcgcctcctcctcttcctcttcctcgggGCAGGAGACGGTGGGCAGCCGCGAGGTCTGCTTCAGCGGGTTCCAGGCCGTGGACGTCCCCTCCCCCGTCGGGCCCTTCTGGATCCTGGGAGACGTCTTCCTCGCCGAGTTCTACACAGTCTTCGACCGCGGCCAGGACCGGGTGGGCCTCGCGCAGGCCCGACAGGCACCCCCCCCAAAACGGCCTTTAAccccaaaaataatttaaacccAAAAATGGTTCAGCGAGCGGAACTGAGGCTCATTGTGAACGTTCATCGAGACACAGCTTAGCCTAACTGTTTTGTACAACCTCTCCtaaattgtaaaattaataTGCTGTTTACGGCCTTTGAAGATGTTGTGTGAAACATGTGACATGTTGTCCCGttgcccccactcccccctgcCCACAAtactcaagaaaaaaacaataaaacagtgtCTCCAAAGTGGTTGTAATTGCTGGACAGTGTCTATCCTTTTCTTGTTCAGCAAGACTTTattaatgattgtttttttaaaaaaaaaaacagttcgaCATTTAACATTTGAGCTAATAAGCAATCATTTGTGGCAGAGTAATTTTGTCACTTGGCTGTTTTAGTGAATTATCTTACAGTATTACTGCAATGAGTTCTTACTAAAAGAGACTGGGATGTTGtgaaactgtattttattatcGCACATCTTACAAGTGGGACATCCGTAAGATGTGCGCATCCTATAAACATAGCAGTCGGAACAAGGGTAAGATTAGGGCTGAGAGATACAGTAAGGCTGGAATAGAGAGTGAAAAATAGAACagtgaaaaaatatacaataaaaaaaaaatgacaggtcGCTTTTTTCTTAAATAGTTGAAAACGAGTCTACTTCTACATGGTCGGGGCTGGCAGCGTTAGCATTAAGGCTAGGAGGTCTGGGAGGGCTCCTCTTTGGCCAGGTGGTTGCCGAGCGACTCCAGGATGTCGGTCTCCGGGAGCCCCGCCGGCTGGTCCTCTGCGTGGGGCGCCCCGTCA harbors:
- the nots gene encoding nothepsin, which produces MKVDRRSSMRWIPVVLLCFAVPVHGLLRIPLRRFTPLRSELRSAQRLEAFLRERQPDVFSRRYSQCLPSSSAVRLGTSTERLYNFMDAQYYGEISLGTPAQNFTVVFDTGSADLWVPSSYCISEACVMHHRFKAFESSTYSHDGRIFSIHYGSGHLLGVMAKDVLQVGNVSLANQEFGESVYEPGFVFVIVRFDGVLGLGYPSLSEAAETPVFDNLMAQMLVEQPVFSFYLSRKKNTAEPEGELLLGGLDEALYSGPLTWVPVTQKGYWQIMMDNVKVQGTVAFCPQGCQAIVDTGTSVISGPSSDILVLQQLIGATPTSIGEYLIDCARLSSLPQVAFTIGGVEFALSAESYVRKETVGSREVCFSGFQAVDVPSPVGPFWILGDVFLAEFYTVFDRGQDRVGLAQARQAPPPKRPLTPKII